CGTTCGTCTCGGCGCCGGACAGCGTGAAGAAGACGTCGCTCACCTTCGACAGCGCGAGCCCGCCGTTCTCCAAAGCCTCCACGGTGTTCGCGAACGTGGGCGCCTCGGGATTCGATGCGATCGCCTCGATCTCCTTCTTCCGCGCGGCGATCCCGGCCTCGAAGGCCGGGACGAAGTGAGCGGCCTGGATCTTCTCGAACGGCGCCATGCCGAACGGCGTCGCCCACTCCATGAAGAACGGGTTCGTCTCGGGCTTAGGCTCGGCCGCGGGCTGCGCCAGGCACGGCATTGCCATCGCGAGGCCGGCGACGGCAGTCAGGACTCTTCTCATGTGTCTCCTCCCTGCATTCACCCGCACGCGACCGGAATGGCCCGGCGGGCCGACCCTGCATCTTACGCGGTCGCACGGAGCGCGGTCGGCCTGCGACGAGACCTCAGGCGGCTCCGGAAGCGTCCGGGTTGATTTCGGGGGGCCACGTCAATAGTGTGGGGACCGTCCTCGCGAAGATCGCCGGGAACGGCGTCAACGTCCCGAAGGACCTGCTCGACTGAACACCGGCCGTACCCCGGAGCACAGGAGAAGACGGATGCAGATCACCGACATTCTCGCCCAGATGGGCGGCCTCCAGTCGATGGCGCGGGAGCTCGGCATCAGCGAGGCCCAGGCCGCGAAAGGAGCCGAGGCCCTCGCCCCGGCGATCCTCGGCGGATTCAAGAAGCAGGCGCAGGCTCAGCCCTCGGGCCTCGAGGGACTCGGCGGGCTCCTCGGCCAGCTCGGCGGCGGGGGCCTGCTCGACGACGTCCTCTCGCCTCAGCCCACGAACGTGAACCTCGGAAACGACGTCCTCGGGCAGATCTTCGGCACGAAGGACGTCAGCCGCGCGGTGGCGCAAAACGCTTCCGCGACGTCGGGCCTCGACCCGTCGATCCTCAAGAAGATGCTCCCGATGCTCGCGATGCTCGTCACCGGCTACATGGCGAGGCGGGGCGGCGGGGCAGTCGCCGCGCCTTCCTCGGGCGGCGGCCTCGGCGACCTTCTCGGCGGCCTCATGGGTGGCGGCGCCCGCAGCTCGTCCGCTCCGGGCGCCGGCGCGTCGGGCGGCCTCGGCTCGCTCCTCGACCTCGACGGAGACGGGAACGCTCTCGACGACATCCTCGGCATGGCCGGGAAGCTCATGCGCTGAATCCGCCGGAGGGCCCGCGATACGGGTCCCCCGCGGGACAAGATCTGGCGAACGAGCCGGCGGCTCTCTTCGTGGGAACGGGGAGGGTTCGGTCGGCTCATTCCGCTCTGCCCGCGAGCGGGGAGGGAGACGCGCTCCGACCCGTCTGGAAAAGGTGGTACCCCCAGCGGGATTCGAACCCGCGATCTCTACCTTGAAAGGGTAGCGTCCTAGGCCGCTAGACGATGGGGGCGCCTGAGGCAGGATCGCCTTTCGGCGACGAATGGAATTTACCACGGGCCGGTGGCTCGGGCCCGCAGGCCCGAAGAACAGAGTGTCAGGCGGAGTGACTGGTGGGCCGTCCGGGACTCGAACCCGGGACCCCCTGCTTAAAAGGCAGATGCTCTAACCAACTGAGCTAACGGCCCGCCGGCGGGGATGTTACCGCGTCCGGGCCGGGGGTGCTCTCTCCTCGAGATGCGTTCGGG
The sequence above is a segment of the Holophagales bacterium genome. Coding sequences within it:
- a CDS encoding DUF937 domain-containing protein, with the protein product MQITDILAQMGGLQSMARELGISEAQAAKGAEALAPAILGGFKKQAQAQPSGLEGLGGLLGQLGGGGLLDDVLSPQPTNVNLGNDVLGQIFGTKDVSRAVAQNASATSGLDPSILKKMLPMLAMLVTGYMARRGGGAVAAPSSGGGLGDLLGGLMGGGARSSSAPGAGASGGLGSLLDLDGDGNALDDILGMAGKLMR